A portion of the Tamandua tetradactyla isolate mTamTet1 chromosome 16, mTamTet1.pri, whole genome shotgun sequence genome contains these proteins:
- the AXL gene encoding tyrosine-protein kinase receptor UFO isoform X3, whose product MGRVPLAWCLALWCWGCAAPRGAQAAAADPFVRSPGNITGARGLTGTLQCELHVHQEPPEVNWLQDGQILELAESTQIQVPLGEDGEDDWKVVSQLRILSLQLSDAGRYQCMVVLEGGAFLSRPGYVGLEGLPYFLEEPEDRAVAADTPFNLTCRAQGPPEPVDLLWLQDAAPVAWASHQGPHQTLQVAGLNRTSSFSCEAHNAKGVTTSRTATITVLPQRPRNLRLVSSWPTELEVAWTPGLSGSYPLTHCTLQAVLSDDGVGIWLGDPDPPEEPLTVQASVPPHQLRLGGLHPHTPYHIRVACTSSQGPSPWTHWLPVETSEGGQGQPIYRLVSEPPAPAFSWPWWYVLLGAVVAAACVLILALFLIHRRKKETRYGEVFEPTVERGELVVRYRVRKSYSRRTTEATLNSLGISEELKEKLRDVMVDRHKVALGKTLGEGEFGAVMEGQLNQDDSVLKVAVKTMKIAICTRSELEDFLSEAVCMKEFDHPNVMRLIGVCFQGSEREGFPAPVVILPFMKHGDLHSFLLYSRLGDQPVFLPTQMLVKFMADIASGMEYLSTKRFIHRDLAARNCMLNENMSVCVADFGLSKKIYNGDYYRQGRIAKMPVKWIAIESLADRVYTSKSDVWSFGVTMWEIATRGQTPYPGVENSEIYDYLQQGNRLKQPVDCLDGLYALMFRCWELNPRDRPSFAELREDLENTLKALPPAQEPDEILYVNMDEGGGHSEPLGAAGGADPPIQPDPKDACSCLTAAEIHPAGRYVLCPSTAPGPTLPANRGSPAPPGQEDGA is encoded by the exons ATGGGCAGGGTCCCTCTGGCCTGGTGCTTGGCGCTCTGGTGCTGGGGGTGCGCGGCCCCCAGGG GTGCACAGGCTGCTGCAGCGGATCCCTTTGTGAGGAGCCCAGGAAACATCACGGGGGCCCGGGGCCTGACGGGGACGCTGCAGTGTGAGCTCCACGTTCACCAGGAGCCCCCCGAGGTGAACTGGCTTCAGGACGGACAGATCCTGGAGCTGGCGGAGAGCACCCAGATCCAGGTGCCCCTGGGTGAGGACGGCGAGGACGACTGGAAGGTGGTCAGCCAACTCAG GATCTTGTCCCTGCAGCTGTCGGATGCTGGGCGATACCAGTGTATGGTGGTCCTGGAAGGAGGGGCCTTCCTGTCCCGGCCTGGCTATGTGGGGCTGGAGG GCCTGCCTTACTTCCTGGAGGAGCCTGAGGACAGGGCTGTGGCTGCCGACACCCCCTTTAACCTGACCTGCCGGGCCCAGGGACCCCCAGAGCCCGTGGACCTACTCTGGCTGCAGGACGCTGCTCCCGTGGCCTGGGCCTCGCACCAAGGCCCCCACCAAACTCTGCAAGTCGCAG GCCTGAACAGGACATCCTCCTTCTCCTGCGAAGCCCATAACGCCAAGGGGGTCACCACATCCCGCACGGCCACCATCACAG TGCTCCCCCAGCGGCCCCGCAACCTTCGCCTTGTTTCCAGCTGGCCCACAGAGCTGGAGGTGGCTTGGACCCCTGGCCTGAGCGGCAGCTACCCCCTTACCCACTGCACCCTGCAG GCTGTGCTATCTGATGATGGGGTGGGCATCTGGCTGGGAGACCCAGATCCCCCGGAGGAGCCCCTCACTGTGCAAGCATCCGTGCCTCCCCACCAACTTCGACTGGGCGGCCTCCACCCTCACACCCCTTATCACATCCGGGTGGCATGCACCAGTAGCCAAGGCCCCTCGCCCTGGACACATTGGCTTCCCGTGGAGACATCAGAGGGAG GGCAAGGACAGCCAATCTACCGACTGG TGAGTgaacccccagcccctgccttctCGTGGCCCTGGTGGTATGTACTGCTGGGAGCAGTTGTGGCGGCCGCCTGTGTCCTCATCTTGGCCCTGTTCCTCATCCACCGGCGGAAGAAGGAGACTCGCTATGG GGAGGTGTTTGAGCCAACAGTGGAGAGGGGTGAGCTGGTAGTCAGATACCGTGTCCGCAAGTCCTACAGTCGCCGGACCACTGAAGCCACCT TGAACAGCCTGGGCATCAGCGAAGAGCTGAAGGAGAAGCTGCGGGATGTGATGGTGGATCGGCATAAGGTGGCTCTGGGGAAGACCCTAGGAGAAG GAGAGTTTGGCGCAGTGATGGAGGGCCAGCTCAACCAGGATGACTCCGTCCTCAAGGTGGCCGTGAAGACAATGAAGA TTGCCATCTGCACGAGGTCGGAGCTGGAGGATTTCCTGAGCGAAGCTGTTTGCATGAAGGAATTCGACCACCCCAATGTTATGAGGCTCATCG GCGTTTGTTTCCAGGGCTCCGAACGCGAGGGCTTCCCGGCGCCCGTGGTCATCCTCCCTTTCATGAAACATGGAGACCTCCACAGCTTCCTCCTCTATTCCCGGCTTGGGGACCAGCCAGTG TTTCTGCCCACCCAGATGCTGGTAAAGTTCATGGCAGATATTGCCAGTGGCATGGAGTATCTGAGTACCAAGAGATTCATACACCGGGACCTGGCCGCCAGGAATTGCAT GCTGAATGAgaacatgtctgtgtgtgtggcgGACTTTGGGCTCTCTAAGAAGATCTACAATGGGGACTACTACCGCCAGGGACGCATTGCCAAGATGCCAGTCAAGTGGATCGCCATCGAGAGCCTGGCTGACCGCGTCTACACCAGCAAGAGTGATGTG TGGTCCTTTGGGGTGACAATGTGGGAGATTGCCACACGGGGCCAGACCCCATACCCAGGCGTGGAGAATAGCGAGATTTACGACTACCTGCAGCAGGGGAACCGCCTGAAGCAGCCTGTGGATTGTCTGGATGGACT GTACGCCCTGATGTTCCGTTGCTGGGAGCTAAACCCCAGGGACCGGCCAAGTTTTGCAGAACTACGGGAGGACCTGGAGAATACACTGAaggccctgcccccagcccaggaaCCTGACGAAATCCTCTATGTCAACATGGATGAGGGTGGGGGTCATTCCGAGCCCCTTGGAGCTGCTGGAGGAGCTGACCCCCCCATCCAACCTGACCCTAAGGATGCCTGCAGCTGCCTCACTGCCGCTGAGATCCACCCTGCCGGACGCTACGTGCTCTGCCCTTCCACAGCTCCCGGCCCCACCCTGCCTGCCAACAGGGGCTCCCCTGCACCGCCAGGGCAGGAGGATGGAGCCTAA
- the AXL gene encoding tyrosine-protein kinase receptor UFO isoform X4, which translates to MGRVPLAWCLALWCWGCAAPRGAQAAAADPFVRSPGNITGARGLTGTLQCELHVHQEPPEVNWLQDGQILELAESTQIQVPLGEDGEDDWKVVSQLRILSLQLSDAGRYQCMVVLEGGAFLSRPGYVGLEGLPYFLEEPEDRAVAADTPFNLTCRAQGPPEPVDLLWLQDAAPVAWASHQGPHQTLQVAGLNRTSSFSCEAHNAKGVTTSRTATITVLPQRPRNLRLVSSWPTELEVAWTPGLSGSYPLTHCTLQAVLSDDGVGIWLGDPDPPEEPLTVQASVPPHQLRLGGLHPHTPYHIRVACTSSQGPSPWTHWLPVETSEGVSEPPAPAFSWPWWYVLLGAVVAAACVLILALFLIHRRKKETRYGEVFEPTVERGELVVRYRVRKSYSRRTTEATLNSLGISEELKEKLRDVMVDRHKVALGKTLGEGEFGAVMEGQLNQDDSVLKVAVKTMKIAICTRSELEDFLSEAVCMKEFDHPNVMRLIGVCFQGSEREGFPAPVVILPFMKHGDLHSFLLYSRLGDQPVFLPTQMLVKFMADIASGMEYLSTKRFIHRDLAARNCMLNENMSVCVADFGLSKKIYNGDYYRQGRIAKMPVKWIAIESLADRVYTSKSDVWSFGVTMWEIATRGQTPYPGVENSEIYDYLQQGNRLKQPVDCLDGLYALMFRCWELNPRDRPSFAELREDLENTLKALPPAQEPDEILYVNMDEGGGHSEPLGAAGGADPPIQPDPKDACSCLTAAEIHPAGRYVLCPSTAPGPTLPANRGSPAPPGQEDGA; encoded by the exons ATGGGCAGGGTCCCTCTGGCCTGGTGCTTGGCGCTCTGGTGCTGGGGGTGCGCGGCCCCCAGGG GTGCACAGGCTGCTGCAGCGGATCCCTTTGTGAGGAGCCCAGGAAACATCACGGGGGCCCGGGGCCTGACGGGGACGCTGCAGTGTGAGCTCCACGTTCACCAGGAGCCCCCCGAGGTGAACTGGCTTCAGGACGGACAGATCCTGGAGCTGGCGGAGAGCACCCAGATCCAGGTGCCCCTGGGTGAGGACGGCGAGGACGACTGGAAGGTGGTCAGCCAACTCAG GATCTTGTCCCTGCAGCTGTCGGATGCTGGGCGATACCAGTGTATGGTGGTCCTGGAAGGAGGGGCCTTCCTGTCCCGGCCTGGCTATGTGGGGCTGGAGG GCCTGCCTTACTTCCTGGAGGAGCCTGAGGACAGGGCTGTGGCTGCCGACACCCCCTTTAACCTGACCTGCCGGGCCCAGGGACCCCCAGAGCCCGTGGACCTACTCTGGCTGCAGGACGCTGCTCCCGTGGCCTGGGCCTCGCACCAAGGCCCCCACCAAACTCTGCAAGTCGCAG GCCTGAACAGGACATCCTCCTTCTCCTGCGAAGCCCATAACGCCAAGGGGGTCACCACATCCCGCACGGCCACCATCACAG TGCTCCCCCAGCGGCCCCGCAACCTTCGCCTTGTTTCCAGCTGGCCCACAGAGCTGGAGGTGGCTTGGACCCCTGGCCTGAGCGGCAGCTACCCCCTTACCCACTGCACCCTGCAG GCTGTGCTATCTGATGATGGGGTGGGCATCTGGCTGGGAGACCCAGATCCCCCGGAGGAGCCCCTCACTGTGCAAGCATCCGTGCCTCCCCACCAACTTCGACTGGGCGGCCTCCACCCTCACACCCCTTATCACATCCGGGTGGCATGCACCAGTAGCCAAGGCCCCTCGCCCTGGACACATTGGCTTCCCGTGGAGACATCAGAGGGAG TGAGTgaacccccagcccctgccttctCGTGGCCCTGGTGGTATGTACTGCTGGGAGCAGTTGTGGCGGCCGCCTGTGTCCTCATCTTGGCCCTGTTCCTCATCCACCGGCGGAAGAAGGAGACTCGCTATGG GGAGGTGTTTGAGCCAACAGTGGAGAGGGGTGAGCTGGTAGTCAGATACCGTGTCCGCAAGTCCTACAGTCGCCGGACCACTGAAGCCACCT TGAACAGCCTGGGCATCAGCGAAGAGCTGAAGGAGAAGCTGCGGGATGTGATGGTGGATCGGCATAAGGTGGCTCTGGGGAAGACCCTAGGAGAAG GAGAGTTTGGCGCAGTGATGGAGGGCCAGCTCAACCAGGATGACTCCGTCCTCAAGGTGGCCGTGAAGACAATGAAGA TTGCCATCTGCACGAGGTCGGAGCTGGAGGATTTCCTGAGCGAAGCTGTTTGCATGAAGGAATTCGACCACCCCAATGTTATGAGGCTCATCG GCGTTTGTTTCCAGGGCTCCGAACGCGAGGGCTTCCCGGCGCCCGTGGTCATCCTCCCTTTCATGAAACATGGAGACCTCCACAGCTTCCTCCTCTATTCCCGGCTTGGGGACCAGCCAGTG TTTCTGCCCACCCAGATGCTGGTAAAGTTCATGGCAGATATTGCCAGTGGCATGGAGTATCTGAGTACCAAGAGATTCATACACCGGGACCTGGCCGCCAGGAATTGCAT GCTGAATGAgaacatgtctgtgtgtgtggcgGACTTTGGGCTCTCTAAGAAGATCTACAATGGGGACTACTACCGCCAGGGACGCATTGCCAAGATGCCAGTCAAGTGGATCGCCATCGAGAGCCTGGCTGACCGCGTCTACACCAGCAAGAGTGATGTG TGGTCCTTTGGGGTGACAATGTGGGAGATTGCCACACGGGGCCAGACCCCATACCCAGGCGTGGAGAATAGCGAGATTTACGACTACCTGCAGCAGGGGAACCGCCTGAAGCAGCCTGTGGATTGTCTGGATGGACT GTACGCCCTGATGTTCCGTTGCTGGGAGCTAAACCCCAGGGACCGGCCAAGTTTTGCAGAACTACGGGAGGACCTGGAGAATACACTGAaggccctgcccccagcccaggaaCCTGACGAAATCCTCTATGTCAACATGGATGAGGGTGGGGGTCATTCCGAGCCCCTTGGAGCTGCTGGAGGAGCTGACCCCCCCATCCAACCTGACCCTAAGGATGCCTGCAGCTGCCTCACTGCCGCTGAGATCCACCCTGCCGGACGCTACGTGCTCTGCCCTTCCACAGCTCCCGGCCCCACCCTGCCTGCCAACAGGGGCTCCCCTGCACCGCCAGGGCAGGAGGATGGAGCCTAA
- the AXL gene encoding tyrosine-protein kinase receptor UFO isoform X2, translating to MGRVPLAWCLALWCWGCAAPRGAQAAAADPFVRSPGNITGARGLTGTLQCELHVHQEPPEVNWLQDGQILELAESTQIQVPLGEDGEDDWKVVSQLRILSLQLSDAGRYQCMVVLEGGAFLSRPGYVGLEGLPYFLEEPEDRAVAADTPFNLTCRAQGPPEPVDLLWLQDAAPVAWASHQGPHQTLQVAGLNRTSSFSCEAHNAKGVTTSRTATITVLPQRPRNLRLVSSWPTELEVAWTPGLSGSYPLTHCTLQAVLSDDGVGIWLGDPDPPEEPLTVQASVPPHQLRLGGLHPHTPYHIRVACTSSQGPSPWTHWLPVETSEGVPLGPPENVSAVRNGSQAFVRWQEPRAPLQGTLLGYRLAYRGQDTPEVLMDIGLKQEVILELWGEGTVPNLTVCVAAYTAAGDGPWSLPVPLEPWHPVSEPPAPAFSWPWWYVLLGAVVAAACVLILALFLIHRRKKETRYGEVFEPTVERGELVVRYRVRKSYSRRTTEATLNSLGISEELKEKLRDVMVDRHKVALGKTLGEGEFGAVMEGQLNQDDSVLKVAVKTMKIAICTRSELEDFLSEAVCMKEFDHPNVMRLIGVCFQGSEREGFPAPVVILPFMKHGDLHSFLLYSRLGDQPVFLPTQMLVKFMADIASGMEYLSTKRFIHRDLAARNCMLNENMSVCVADFGLSKKIYNGDYYRQGRIAKMPVKWIAIESLADRVYTSKSDVWSFGVTMWEIATRGQTPYPGVENSEIYDYLQQGNRLKQPVDCLDGLYALMFRCWELNPRDRPSFAELREDLENTLKALPPAQEPDEILYVNMDEGGGHSEPLGAAGGADPPIQPDPKDACSCLTAAEIHPAGRYVLCPSTAPGPTLPANRGSPAPPGQEDGA from the exons ATGGGCAGGGTCCCTCTGGCCTGGTGCTTGGCGCTCTGGTGCTGGGGGTGCGCGGCCCCCAGGG GTGCACAGGCTGCTGCAGCGGATCCCTTTGTGAGGAGCCCAGGAAACATCACGGGGGCCCGGGGCCTGACGGGGACGCTGCAGTGTGAGCTCCACGTTCACCAGGAGCCCCCCGAGGTGAACTGGCTTCAGGACGGACAGATCCTGGAGCTGGCGGAGAGCACCCAGATCCAGGTGCCCCTGGGTGAGGACGGCGAGGACGACTGGAAGGTGGTCAGCCAACTCAG GATCTTGTCCCTGCAGCTGTCGGATGCTGGGCGATACCAGTGTATGGTGGTCCTGGAAGGAGGGGCCTTCCTGTCCCGGCCTGGCTATGTGGGGCTGGAGG GCCTGCCTTACTTCCTGGAGGAGCCTGAGGACAGGGCTGTGGCTGCCGACACCCCCTTTAACCTGACCTGCCGGGCCCAGGGACCCCCAGAGCCCGTGGACCTACTCTGGCTGCAGGACGCTGCTCCCGTGGCCTGGGCCTCGCACCAAGGCCCCCACCAAACTCTGCAAGTCGCAG GCCTGAACAGGACATCCTCCTTCTCCTGCGAAGCCCATAACGCCAAGGGGGTCACCACATCCCGCACGGCCACCATCACAG TGCTCCCCCAGCGGCCCCGCAACCTTCGCCTTGTTTCCAGCTGGCCCACAGAGCTGGAGGTGGCTTGGACCCCTGGCCTGAGCGGCAGCTACCCCCTTACCCACTGCACCCTGCAG GCTGTGCTATCTGATGATGGGGTGGGCATCTGGCTGGGAGACCCAGATCCCCCGGAGGAGCCCCTCACTGTGCAAGCATCCGTGCCTCCCCACCAACTTCGACTGGGCGGCCTCCACCCTCACACCCCTTATCACATCCGGGTGGCATGCACCAGTAGCCAAGGCCCCTCGCCCTGGACACATTGGCTTCCCGTGGAGACATCAGAGGGAG TGCCCCTGGGCCCCCCCGAGAACGTTAGTGCTGTGCGGAATGGGAGCCAGGCCTTCGTGCGTTGGCAGGAGCCAAGGGCGCCCCTGCAGGGCACCCTGTTAGGGTACCGGCTGGCATATCGAGGCCAGGACACCCCTGAG GTGCTAATGGACATAGGGCTAAAGCAGGAGGTGATCTTGGAGCTGTGGGGGGAAGGAACTGTGCCCAACCTGACAGTGTGCGTGGCAGCCTACACCGCTGCTGGGGATGGGCCCTGGAGCCTCCCGGTACCCCTGGAGCCCTGGCATCCAG TGAGTgaacccccagcccctgccttctCGTGGCCCTGGTGGTATGTACTGCTGGGAGCAGTTGTGGCGGCCGCCTGTGTCCTCATCTTGGCCCTGTTCCTCATCCACCGGCGGAAGAAGGAGACTCGCTATGG GGAGGTGTTTGAGCCAACAGTGGAGAGGGGTGAGCTGGTAGTCAGATACCGTGTCCGCAAGTCCTACAGTCGCCGGACCACTGAAGCCACCT TGAACAGCCTGGGCATCAGCGAAGAGCTGAAGGAGAAGCTGCGGGATGTGATGGTGGATCGGCATAAGGTGGCTCTGGGGAAGACCCTAGGAGAAG GAGAGTTTGGCGCAGTGATGGAGGGCCAGCTCAACCAGGATGACTCCGTCCTCAAGGTGGCCGTGAAGACAATGAAGA TTGCCATCTGCACGAGGTCGGAGCTGGAGGATTTCCTGAGCGAAGCTGTTTGCATGAAGGAATTCGACCACCCCAATGTTATGAGGCTCATCG GCGTTTGTTTCCAGGGCTCCGAACGCGAGGGCTTCCCGGCGCCCGTGGTCATCCTCCCTTTCATGAAACATGGAGACCTCCACAGCTTCCTCCTCTATTCCCGGCTTGGGGACCAGCCAGTG TTTCTGCCCACCCAGATGCTGGTAAAGTTCATGGCAGATATTGCCAGTGGCATGGAGTATCTGAGTACCAAGAGATTCATACACCGGGACCTGGCCGCCAGGAATTGCAT GCTGAATGAgaacatgtctgtgtgtgtggcgGACTTTGGGCTCTCTAAGAAGATCTACAATGGGGACTACTACCGCCAGGGACGCATTGCCAAGATGCCAGTCAAGTGGATCGCCATCGAGAGCCTGGCTGACCGCGTCTACACCAGCAAGAGTGATGTG TGGTCCTTTGGGGTGACAATGTGGGAGATTGCCACACGGGGCCAGACCCCATACCCAGGCGTGGAGAATAGCGAGATTTACGACTACCTGCAGCAGGGGAACCGCCTGAAGCAGCCTGTGGATTGTCTGGATGGACT GTACGCCCTGATGTTCCGTTGCTGGGAGCTAAACCCCAGGGACCGGCCAAGTTTTGCAGAACTACGGGAGGACCTGGAGAATACACTGAaggccctgcccccagcccaggaaCCTGACGAAATCCTCTATGTCAACATGGATGAGGGTGGGGGTCATTCCGAGCCCCTTGGAGCTGCTGGAGGAGCTGACCCCCCCATCCAACCTGACCCTAAGGATGCCTGCAGCTGCCTCACTGCCGCTGAGATCCACCCTGCCGGACGCTACGTGCTCTGCCCTTCCACAGCTCCCGGCCCCACCCTGCCTGCCAACAGGGGCTCCCCTGCACCGCCAGGGCAGGAGGATGGAGCCTAA
- the AXL gene encoding tyrosine-protein kinase receptor UFO isoform X1, translating into MGRVPLAWCLALWCWGCAAPRGAQAAAADPFVRSPGNITGARGLTGTLQCELHVHQEPPEVNWLQDGQILELAESTQIQVPLGEDGEDDWKVVSQLRILSLQLSDAGRYQCMVVLEGGAFLSRPGYVGLEGLPYFLEEPEDRAVAADTPFNLTCRAQGPPEPVDLLWLQDAAPVAWASHQGPHQTLQVAGLNRTSSFSCEAHNAKGVTTSRTATITVLPQRPRNLRLVSSWPTELEVAWTPGLSGSYPLTHCTLQAVLSDDGVGIWLGDPDPPEEPLTVQASVPPHQLRLGGLHPHTPYHIRVACTSSQGPSPWTHWLPVETSEGVPLGPPENVSAVRNGSQAFVRWQEPRAPLQGTLLGYRLAYRGQDTPEVLMDIGLKQEVILELWGEGTVPNLTVCVAAYTAAGDGPWSLPVPLEPWHPGQGQPIYRLVSEPPAPAFSWPWWYVLLGAVVAAACVLILALFLIHRRKKETRYGEVFEPTVERGELVVRYRVRKSYSRRTTEATLNSLGISEELKEKLRDVMVDRHKVALGKTLGEGEFGAVMEGQLNQDDSVLKVAVKTMKIAICTRSELEDFLSEAVCMKEFDHPNVMRLIGVCFQGSEREGFPAPVVILPFMKHGDLHSFLLYSRLGDQPVFLPTQMLVKFMADIASGMEYLSTKRFIHRDLAARNCMLNENMSVCVADFGLSKKIYNGDYYRQGRIAKMPVKWIAIESLADRVYTSKSDVWSFGVTMWEIATRGQTPYPGVENSEIYDYLQQGNRLKQPVDCLDGLYALMFRCWELNPRDRPSFAELREDLENTLKALPPAQEPDEILYVNMDEGGGHSEPLGAAGGADPPIQPDPKDACSCLTAAEIHPAGRYVLCPSTAPGPTLPANRGSPAPPGQEDGA; encoded by the exons ATGGGCAGGGTCCCTCTGGCCTGGTGCTTGGCGCTCTGGTGCTGGGGGTGCGCGGCCCCCAGGG GTGCACAGGCTGCTGCAGCGGATCCCTTTGTGAGGAGCCCAGGAAACATCACGGGGGCCCGGGGCCTGACGGGGACGCTGCAGTGTGAGCTCCACGTTCACCAGGAGCCCCCCGAGGTGAACTGGCTTCAGGACGGACAGATCCTGGAGCTGGCGGAGAGCACCCAGATCCAGGTGCCCCTGGGTGAGGACGGCGAGGACGACTGGAAGGTGGTCAGCCAACTCAG GATCTTGTCCCTGCAGCTGTCGGATGCTGGGCGATACCAGTGTATGGTGGTCCTGGAAGGAGGGGCCTTCCTGTCCCGGCCTGGCTATGTGGGGCTGGAGG GCCTGCCTTACTTCCTGGAGGAGCCTGAGGACAGGGCTGTGGCTGCCGACACCCCCTTTAACCTGACCTGCCGGGCCCAGGGACCCCCAGAGCCCGTGGACCTACTCTGGCTGCAGGACGCTGCTCCCGTGGCCTGGGCCTCGCACCAAGGCCCCCACCAAACTCTGCAAGTCGCAG GCCTGAACAGGACATCCTCCTTCTCCTGCGAAGCCCATAACGCCAAGGGGGTCACCACATCCCGCACGGCCACCATCACAG TGCTCCCCCAGCGGCCCCGCAACCTTCGCCTTGTTTCCAGCTGGCCCACAGAGCTGGAGGTGGCTTGGACCCCTGGCCTGAGCGGCAGCTACCCCCTTACCCACTGCACCCTGCAG GCTGTGCTATCTGATGATGGGGTGGGCATCTGGCTGGGAGACCCAGATCCCCCGGAGGAGCCCCTCACTGTGCAAGCATCCGTGCCTCCCCACCAACTTCGACTGGGCGGCCTCCACCCTCACACCCCTTATCACATCCGGGTGGCATGCACCAGTAGCCAAGGCCCCTCGCCCTGGACACATTGGCTTCCCGTGGAGACATCAGAGGGAG TGCCCCTGGGCCCCCCCGAGAACGTTAGTGCTGTGCGGAATGGGAGCCAGGCCTTCGTGCGTTGGCAGGAGCCAAGGGCGCCCCTGCAGGGCACCCTGTTAGGGTACCGGCTGGCATATCGAGGCCAGGACACCCCTGAG GTGCTAATGGACATAGGGCTAAAGCAGGAGGTGATCTTGGAGCTGTGGGGGGAAGGAACTGTGCCCAACCTGACAGTGTGCGTGGCAGCCTACACCGCTGCTGGGGATGGGCCCTGGAGCCTCCCGGTACCCCTGGAGCCCTGGCATCCAG GGCAAGGACAGCCAATCTACCGACTGG TGAGTgaacccccagcccctgccttctCGTGGCCCTGGTGGTATGTACTGCTGGGAGCAGTTGTGGCGGCCGCCTGTGTCCTCATCTTGGCCCTGTTCCTCATCCACCGGCGGAAGAAGGAGACTCGCTATGG GGAGGTGTTTGAGCCAACAGTGGAGAGGGGTGAGCTGGTAGTCAGATACCGTGTCCGCAAGTCCTACAGTCGCCGGACCACTGAAGCCACCT TGAACAGCCTGGGCATCAGCGAAGAGCTGAAGGAGAAGCTGCGGGATGTGATGGTGGATCGGCATAAGGTGGCTCTGGGGAAGACCCTAGGAGAAG GAGAGTTTGGCGCAGTGATGGAGGGCCAGCTCAACCAGGATGACTCCGTCCTCAAGGTGGCCGTGAAGACAATGAAGA TTGCCATCTGCACGAGGTCGGAGCTGGAGGATTTCCTGAGCGAAGCTGTTTGCATGAAGGAATTCGACCACCCCAATGTTATGAGGCTCATCG GCGTTTGTTTCCAGGGCTCCGAACGCGAGGGCTTCCCGGCGCCCGTGGTCATCCTCCCTTTCATGAAACATGGAGACCTCCACAGCTTCCTCCTCTATTCCCGGCTTGGGGACCAGCCAGTG TTTCTGCCCACCCAGATGCTGGTAAAGTTCATGGCAGATATTGCCAGTGGCATGGAGTATCTGAGTACCAAGAGATTCATACACCGGGACCTGGCCGCCAGGAATTGCAT GCTGAATGAgaacatgtctgtgtgtgtggcgGACTTTGGGCTCTCTAAGAAGATCTACAATGGGGACTACTACCGCCAGGGACGCATTGCCAAGATGCCAGTCAAGTGGATCGCCATCGAGAGCCTGGCTGACCGCGTCTACACCAGCAAGAGTGATGTG TGGTCCTTTGGGGTGACAATGTGGGAGATTGCCACACGGGGCCAGACCCCATACCCAGGCGTGGAGAATAGCGAGATTTACGACTACCTGCAGCAGGGGAACCGCCTGAAGCAGCCTGTGGATTGTCTGGATGGACT GTACGCCCTGATGTTCCGTTGCTGGGAGCTAAACCCCAGGGACCGGCCAAGTTTTGCAGAACTACGGGAGGACCTGGAGAATACACTGAaggccctgcccccagcccaggaaCCTGACGAAATCCTCTATGTCAACATGGATGAGGGTGGGGGTCATTCCGAGCCCCTTGGAGCTGCTGGAGGAGCTGACCCCCCCATCCAACCTGACCCTAAGGATGCCTGCAGCTGCCTCACTGCCGCTGAGATCCACCCTGCCGGACGCTACGTGCTCTGCCCTTCCACAGCTCCCGGCCCCACCCTGCCTGCCAACAGGGGCTCCCCTGCACCGCCAGGGCAGGAGGATGGAGCCTAA